From Thermovenabulum gondwanense:
TGAGCTCCGAGGAAGCAAAAAGGCTTCCCTATCTTCCCTCAGGGGATGCCTTTGTCTCCACTCCGCTATTCGGCAGGACGATCGCAATAAGGGTAAGGTATCCTTACTCCATGAGCCCTCATTTGAAAAATCCGTTTGACGAGCTAATAGAAAAAAACACTCAGGAGCTGGAAGAATATTATGAACTAATTAAAAAGGAATTGCCAATATATGAATCAAATCTTTTGAGGGTTGCGAAAAATATAAGTTCACAAAATTCAAAGGTTGTAATGGAAGTTAATGCTTTAAAAAATCTTTTAGAAGAAATGGTTAAAAAGGGGAAAATAAAAAAAGAGATATCTCCCCTCGGCTGTTTCTACACTGAAGCTTGACAGGGTGCGGAAAAACTGGTATATAATAGATAAACTCCATAAGACTTCAATGAAGGGTTGAGTAGGCAAAAATAAAGGCCAAAGAGAGCCGGGTGAGGTGAAAGCCGGTGCCTGCTTTTTGCCGAACATGGACCCGGAGAAACCTTTGCCGAAGTATTTTCAGGTAAAGGCGGGTAAAAGCCCGATAAAGCTAAAAGGCCGAAAAGGCGAATTAGGGTGGTACCGCGGGTTACCCTCGCCCCTTTGTGGATGGGCGGGGGTTTTTTAATTTTAAGATTTATGAAGGAAAAGGAGGGCAATCAATGGAAGGAAAAACTTTTTATATTACAACTCCAATATACTATCCCAGCGATAAACTCCACATAGGTCATTCCTATACAACTGTTGCAGCCGATGCTATGGCCCGCTTTAAAAGGCTAACCGGCCACGATGTTTTCTTTTTAACGGGAACCGACGAACACGGTCAAAAGATCCAGAGGAAAGCCCAGGAGAAAGGAAAGACTCCAAAGGAATACGTGGATGAAATAGTAGATTGGATAAAAGAATTATGGAAGATACTTGACATTTCTTATGATCATTTCATAAGAACTACCGATGATTACCACGTGAAAGGCGTTCAGGAAATTTTTAGAAGGCTTTACGAAAAGGGAGATATTTATAAGGGCGAATACGAAGGATGGTACTGCACACCCTGCGAATCCTTTTTTACCGAAAGGGAACTGGTGGAAGGCAGGTGCCCAGATTGCGGCAGGGATGTGGAGCTGGTAAAGGAGGAGGCTTACTTTTTCAGGCTGTCAAAATATCGGGATAAATTAATTGATTACATTGAGAAAAATCCCGATTTTATACAACCCCCATCCAGGAAGAATGAAATGTTAAATAACTTTTTAAAGCCGGGACTGGAGGACCTTTGCGTATCACGAACAAGCTTTGATTGGGGGATTCCCGTTACCTTTGACGAAGGGCATGTGGTTTACGTGTGGATCGATGCCCTTTCCAATTACATCACGGCTCTTGGATATCCTTTTAATAATGAGCTTTTTAATAAATACTGGCCGGCGGATGTACACCTGGTTGGGAAGGAAATAGTAAGGTTCCATACCATTATTTGGCCTGCTATGCTTATGGCTTTGGACCTTCCCCTTCCCAGGAGGGTTTTCGGCCATGGATGGCTTATTCTGGAAGGCGGCAAGATGTCAAAATCCAAGGGTAACGTGGTAGATCCAAGAATGCTGGTGGACCTTTACGGTGTGGATGCAATCAGATACTTTTTATTGAGGGAAATTCCTTTTGGAGCTGATGGCAATTTTTCCAACGATGCCCTTGTCGATAGAATAAATTACGACCTTGCCAACGATTTGGGGAATTTGCTTTCCCGGACCGTAACAATGCTGGAAAAGTACTGTGAAGGCAGAATACCTGCCTTCGGGGAGTTCACAAAAGAAGATAAAGAGCTCATAGCTATGGCAAAATCCCTTCCGCAAAAAATAGAATCCTTGATGGATTCCTTCGAGTTTTCCGAAGCCTTAAAAGAGATCTGGCAGTTCATTGGCAGGGCGAACAAATATATTGACGAAACGGCACCCTGGGTTCTTGCAAAGGAAGAAGGAAAAAGAGAAAGGCTCCATACCGTTCTTTACAACCTTGCCGAATCCCTGAGGGTGATTTCCATCCACATATCGCCTTTTATGCCCAATACGCCCGGTAAAATCAGAAAGCAGCTGGGGATTCCCGGGGATATTTGCACCTGGGAAGCGGCAAAAGAGTGGGGATTGCTGTCACCGGGAGCAAAGATAGGACAAAAAGAGATTATTTTCCCGAGAATCGAAAAGAATACGGAAAACGATAAAAAAACAAAAGAAGAAGAAACCAGAGCAAAGGGAAATCAAAACCTGGAAGGATTGAATTTAATTACAATAGAAGATTTTGGGAAGGTGGAGCTGCGGGTGGCAGAAGTGATTGAAGCGGAAAAAATACAGGGTGCGGATAAGCTTTTAAAACTCCAGGTTAAAATAGGAGAAGAAAAGAGGCAGATAGTAGCGGGGATAGCAAAATTTTACTCACCCGAAGAACTCATAGGCAAAAAAATAGTAGTTGTAGCAAATTTGAAACCTGCAAAACTGAAGGGAGTGGAATCCCAGGGGATGTTACTTGCGGCTTCCATTGATGATAAACTCTCAATAATTACTGTAGAAAGGGATGTACCGTCAGGAGCGAAAGTAAAATAAGGGGCTGATGGTTTTGTACTTGGATGTTCACGCTCATATAGACGATGAGGCTTTTAACAATGATAGATATGAATTAATCGAAAAAATAAAAAGAGAAGGGGTTTTCTTCATTAACGCCGGGGTTGACGTAGAATCCAGTGCCTTGTCGGTTGAGCTTTCAAAAAACGAAAACGTATATGCAGCCGTGGGGGTTCACCCCCACGAAGCTGCAAAAACCAATAAAGGCTTTATTGATGAGCTGAAAAGATTTTCAAAAAATTCAAAGGTAGTAGCCATCGGCGAGGTAGGGCTGGATTACCACTACAATTTTTCTCCTAAACAAAAGCAGTTAGGGGTTTTCAAAGAACAGCTTTATTTAGCGGGTGAGCTCAATCTTCCGGTGGTGGTACACGACAGGGAGGCGCATGAGGATGTGTTAAAGCTGCTGGAAGAAGTGGGAACCCAAAAGGTCATGCTCCATTGTTTTTCAGGGGACCTTTATATGGCAGAAGAGGCCTTAAAAAAAGGGTATTATTTCTCCTTCGGAGGTTCGATGACTTTCAAAAAAAATGAAGGGGGAAGGGAAATAATAAAAAAACTGCCGGTAAAAAGAACTTTCCTGGAAACCGATTCCCCTTACCTTACACCCGAGCCCTTTCGCGGTAAAAGAAACGACCCTACTTTTATAAAGATCATTTACGATTATTTTGCACAATTAAAAGAAACAGGGTTAAATGAAATAAAAAAGTTAATGAGGGAAAATGCCGCGGAGTTTTTTGGGATCTACATTTAAAATAAAAAAATTTTTGTAAAAAGTTTTAAAACTATATTGCTTTTTTTTGAAAAATGCATATAATATTTTATAAAACTAAAACTTTAATTTGGTAAATTTCGATGAAGGGGAAAAGTAGCCTTACCGGAAGGTTAAAGAGAGCTGCCGGCGGTGGAAAGGCGGTACCGAAAGGTAGGGTGAATGGGCCCTGAAGATGTGGCAGCGAAAGGGAAAAGTAGCTGCTGCCGGGTAAGCCCTCCGTTAAAAAAGGGGCATGGTATCGCCGATACGGCCGTACCAGAAAAGGGAGTCCTGCTTTCAGGTGGCAATCACGGCATTTCGTCCTGATGGGTGAAATGCCGTTTTTTGTTATAGGCAGGACTAATGAGGGTGGCACCGCGGATAAAGCATCCGTCCCGGAGGGGATGGGTGCTTTTTTTATTAAATTAATTTTAAAGAAGGGGGATTTTTATGAAGTTAAGGGAGTCTATCTTAACCGCTCTTTTAATGGCAATCGGCTATGTTTTACATCAGGTGACTCCGCCCATTGTTGCCGGAATGAGGCCGAATTTCCTTCTTGTTATGCTCTTCCTTTCGATCTTTATTAATCCGAAACCCGCTAACGCGCTTCTCGCTGGTTTTTTAGGAGGGGTATTTGCCGCCCTTTCCACCACCTTCCCGGGTGGGCAAATTGCAAACATCGTTGATGAACTTATTACATCTCAGGTGATTGCATTACTTGTCAGGGTTACACCCAATTTAAACCGACAAATAGCGGTACCTATCTTCACCCTGCTGGGAACGATGATAAGCGGAGCAATATTTTTATCGGTGGCAATGATAGTGGTGGGAGCTCTTCCGACTGCCTTTTCTACCCTTTATACGGTAGTTGTTCTGCCTACCGCTGCCATAAACACCGTGGTAGGTGCAATATTATATAATTTGGCAAGAACGGCTCTGAGAACGGTAGTAAAATTTTAGGTATCTTTTTGAGCTGCCCCTGTAAAAGGGGCATTTTTTTATTTAATTTTTCATTGTGTAGAATTTTAATTTGTGTTAAAATAGCATAGAAAAATCCTAAGAGAATGGGCGGGGCGATTATGATAGCATATAAAATAGGAGATTCACTGTATTTAAACATCACCAACCGTTGCACGAATAAGTGCAGCTTCTGTATAAGAAACTTTGCAAAGGGTGTCGGTGGCTACGACTTATGGCTTGAGAAGGAACCGACAACAAAGGAAATAATTGAGGCAATCGGCAATCCCGAAAATTATAAAGAAATAGTTTTTTGCGGTTACGGGGAGCCTCTTTTGAGGCTTCAGGTGGTTCTGGATGTGGCGTCTTATATAAAGAATAATTTTCCTGGGATTCCGGTTAGAATAAATACAAACGGGCTTGGAAATTTGATTCATGGAGAGGATATAACCCCTCAGTTCAAAGGTTTAATTGACGTGATCTCCATTAGCCTTAATGCTCATAATTCGGAAACCTACGACAGTATTTGCCGCTCCGATTACGGTGAAGAAGCTTTCTATGCCGTACTGGAGTTTGCCAGAAAATGCAAAAATTACGTTCCGAAGGTGGTTTTAACCGTTGTGGAGCTTCCCGAAGTGGATATAGAAAAATGTAAAAGGATTGCCGAAGAACTGGGAGTGGGGTTTAAGGTCAGGAAATTCGAAAAAAGTTAACCCGAGAAGGTGGTAATCTTTGAAAATAAGAGAGATTATGAAAAAGTACGATATAAGGCCGAGTAAAAGGCTCGGCCAACATTTTTTAATGGAAGAATCTTTTTTATACAAAATGTTAAAGGCAGCTCAAATAAATGAGGACGATGAGGTGCTGGAGATAGGCCCCGGGCTCGGAGTGTTGACCCTGAAACTTTCCGACTATTCCAAAAAAGTGGTTGCGGTAGAAAAAGATTCTACGCTTATAAAAATTTTAGAAGATTTGGTAAAAGACAGGAAAAATGTTTGTTTGATTAATGAAGATGTGCTAAAATTAGATTTAAGCAGGATAAAAGAGGATTATTTTGAAAATAATTGTTTCAAAATTGTTGCTAATCTGCCATATTATATTACAAGCCCTATTTTAATGAAGGTAATAGAAAACAGGGAGATTATCTCCAAGGCGGTTGTCATGGTACAAAAAGAGGTAGCAGAAAGGCTCGTATCACCACCGGGAAGC
This genomic window contains:
- a CDS encoding tryptophan transporter — encoded protein: MKLRESILTALLMAIGYVLHQVTPPIVAGMRPNFLLVMLFLSIFINPKPANALLAGFLGGVFAALSTTFPGGQIANIVDELITSQVIALLVRVTPNLNRQIAVPIFTLLGTMISGAIFLSVAMIVVGALPTAFSTLYTVVVLPTAAINTVVGAILYNLARTALRTVVKF
- a CDS encoding TatD family hydrolase, with product MYLDVHAHIDDEAFNNDRYELIEKIKREGVFFINAGVDVESSALSVELSKNENVYAAVGVHPHEAAKTNKGFIDELKRFSKNSKVVAIGEVGLDYHYNFSPKQKQLGVFKEQLYLAGELNLPVVVHDREAHEDVLKLLEEVGTQKVMLHCFSGDLYMAEEALKKGYYFSFGGSMTFKKNEGGREIIKKLPVKRTFLETDSPYLTPEPFRGKRNDPTFIKIIYDYFAQLKETGLNEIKKLMRENAAEFFGIYI
- a CDS encoding TatD family nuclease-associated radical SAM protein, which encodes MIAYKIGDSLYLNITNRCTNKCSFCIRNFAKGVGGYDLWLEKEPTTKEIIEAIGNPENYKEIVFCGYGEPLLRLQVVLDVASYIKNNFPGIPVRINTNGLGNLIHGEDITPQFKGLIDVISISLNAHNSETYDSICRSDYGEEAFYAVLEFARKCKNYVPKVVLTVVELPEVDIEKCKRIAEELGVGFKVRKFEKS
- the metG gene encoding methionine--tRNA ligase, whose translation is MEGKTFYITTPIYYPSDKLHIGHSYTTVAADAMARFKRLTGHDVFFLTGTDEHGQKIQRKAQEKGKTPKEYVDEIVDWIKELWKILDISYDHFIRTTDDYHVKGVQEIFRRLYEKGDIYKGEYEGWYCTPCESFFTERELVEGRCPDCGRDVELVKEEAYFFRLSKYRDKLIDYIEKNPDFIQPPSRKNEMLNNFLKPGLEDLCVSRTSFDWGIPVTFDEGHVVYVWIDALSNYITALGYPFNNELFNKYWPADVHLVGKEIVRFHTIIWPAMLMALDLPLPRRVFGHGWLILEGGKMSKSKGNVVDPRMLVDLYGVDAIRYFLLREIPFGADGNFSNDALVDRINYDLANDLGNLLSRTVTMLEKYCEGRIPAFGEFTKEDKELIAMAKSLPQKIESLMDSFEFSEALKEIWQFIGRANKYIDETAPWVLAKEEGKRERLHTVLYNLAESLRVISIHISPFMPNTPGKIRKQLGIPGDICTWEAAKEWGLLSPGAKIGQKEIIFPRIEKNTENDKKTKEEETRAKGNQNLEGLNLITIEDFGKVELRVAEVIEAEKIQGADKLLKLQVKIGEEKRQIVAGIAKFYSPEELIGKKIVVVANLKPAKLKGVESQGMLLAASIDDKLSIITVERDVPSGAKVK
- the rsmA gene encoding 16S rRNA (adenine(1518)-N(6)/adenine(1519)-N(6))-dimethyltransferase RsmA; this translates as MKIREIMKKYDIRPSKRLGQHFLMEESFLYKMLKAAQINEDDEVLEIGPGLGVLTLKLSDYSKKVVAVEKDSTLIKILEDLVKDRKNVCLINEDVLKLDLSRIKEDYFENNCFKIVANLPYYITSPILMKVIENREIISKAVVMVQKEVAERLVSPPGSKSYGILSVAVQLYSDVEIVDLVKRCAFFPPPKVDSAIVKLDIRKEAKVAMPDEKTFFKIVEAAFSERRKTLKNSLRNNLNLSNEEIEMILKISGIDGSRRAETLSLQEFASLCRVFMDLKE